Sequence from the Deltaproteobacteria bacterium genome:
TCACGGCATTCCTCAGGCGCTGATTGATCGTGTGTTCGGCGAAAATGCACGTTTTCACGCGCTGCCGATGAAGCGTAAATTGGCAGTCAAGGTGAACGGCAAAGGTATCGGCTATATGCCGCCTGGGCTGCAACAACCTAAGTACAACCAAGACGAAGCTCCTCGCAAACCGGATATTGGCGAAGCCTTCTTCATCGGGCGCGAAGTCAATGCCAAGACTGACACTGTCGACGCCTCGGATCCCATCTATCAGGGTGGTAATCAATGGCCGCAGGAGCTGCCTGGTTTTCGTGACGCCCTACTCGAATACTTTGCCGCGATGGAAGAGTTAAGTTTACGCCTGCTGCCTGTCTATGCGACAGCTTTGCGCCTGCCGGAGGATTTCTTTGACCCGGCGTTTGTTCATTCTCGACCCATGGGCATCCTACGGGTGTCGCACTATCCGGGCACTGCCTGTGACGTGAATCAGTTCAATGCGTCTCCGCACATTGATGGCGACTTTATTACCATTCTGGCGCAATCTGAAGTTCCCGGACTGGAATTGCGCACCCCGGAAAAGAAATGGATTCAGGCACCAGCACTACCTGGCACGCTGCTGGTTAACGCAGGTGAGATTCTGCGACTATGGAGCAACGGGCGCTTTCGCGCGACCTTACACCGCGTGATCAACCAGTCAGGTCGTGATCGCTATGCCATTCCCTTTTTCTACAGTCCGAGCCCGGACACCTTGATCAAGTGCGTCGAGACCTGTTGCGACGACAGCCATCTGCCTCAGTACCGACCCGTGACTGTGCGCGAGTACACCGAGTGGTTCTCGCACAAAGTGTTCGTTCACCTCAAAGACAAGCCGGGCAAATCACCCTACTACGAAGGCGATCGACCCGACAGCGCGGAGTAAGCGGACGCGATTGCACGACAACGACAAGCCGAGGAGCACCATGAAATTCGATACTGTCATTACCGCCCATGATTTCGCGGGCGTTCGCAACCTTGCGCGCTGGGTTGAGGCCATGGGTCATGATGGCGTATGGTCGATTGAAACCGCGCGCGCTATGTCGGCGTACTGGATCGCGTGAGCCTGTGTTTACCGTTTCGGCCCGGCGAAAACCATGCAGGCGTGAAACGTATCATTGCTGATATCCATTCTTGAGGGACACCGGTGATATGAACTTTGCATAGGCACGGAAGTGGATGACGACGTTTGCGACCAGCGCTGGCGCGGTCGTGAATAGGTACGCAGCAGCTTGGTGCACTGAAACCAGTAGTTGAGTTCTGGAAGTGACAGAGACGTAGCAAGGGACTGACACCCTCGTCACCAATGGGAAATGGTACCCGATGTAACATTTGATCTCGTAGAGGAGCATAGAATGACAAAACGCTTCACCGATTGTTTGATCGTCGATGCAGATGCGCACATCCTTGAACCGCCTGACCTCTGGGAACGGTACATGGATCCTGCGCTGCGCGACCAAGCGATTCGTGTCCGTACGGACGACCGCGGTCTCGAATATCTTGAAGTCGCAGGCAAGCTCTCCAAGCGCAGCCAAGGAGGTACGTTGTTCACTTTAGGTGGCTACGGCAAGGAACCAGAGGAACTCGTTCCACGACCGGATCGTACCTACGTGGGCTGTGCGCCGCTAGGAGCAATGGACTCGCGAGGCCGTCTGCAATTCATGGATCAAGAAAATGTCGATGCGTCCGTGCTGTACCCATCCCTCGCGTTGTTGTGGGAGCCGGAAGTGTTCGACATCCAGCTTTGTGATGCATACTGCCGAGCCTATAACCGGTGGATTACGGATTTCTGCGCGGACTCGGGAGATCGCCTCATCCCGATCGCCCATATCTCGCTTGGCGATGTTGATCTCGCGGTCAAGGAATTGGAACGCAGCGTGCGCGCCGGGGCGCGCGGTGCATTCGTCGCACCGCATACGATAACACGTAAACCGCATGGTCACCCAGATCACAATCCGTTTTGGGCCAAAGCGCGAGAACTCAATGTACCGATCGGTATTCACCCGACACTTGAACCGATGCCCCCAATGGCGGCGGCCCACTTTGACGGGATGAAAGGCGAGACGTGGTATTTTGTGGTGATGTCGTCGGTTGCCGTGCAAGCCGCAATGACGACCATGTTTCACTATGGTACTTTTGACCGCTTCCCGGACCTCAAGTTCCTCGTGCTGGAATCCAGCGCGGGATGGATCAGTGCTTGGCTGGATCGCATGGATGCGAAGTTCGCGTCGGTTGGGCGCTTTAACCGCAAGATGAAGACACCGCCGAGCGAATCGTTCAAGACAAATTGTTGGATCGCCTGTGACCCTGACGAGAAGACCGTCCCGGCGATTATCGACCTGGTTGGGACCGAGCACTTCTTTTGGAACAGCGATTATCCGCACTCCGAAGCCAAACCCGGCGTGATGAACGACCTCGAACATATGGGAACGCAACTGAGCCCGCAGGCAAAAGCGAATCTCTTCGGTCTCAACGCCGCGCGCCTCTATAATATCAAGGGTCGACGTAGCAACGGACAGTAACAGCAATTCCTCAACCCCAGGGAACCTTGTGAAAGGTCCCTCAGGACACGTGTTCTATGAATTAATGCTCTTTCACTCATTGGAGCGTCCGGCGGGCACCAGTCACAACTTAAGGAAAAATCCTTGTGTCTTAGGTGGAGCGCAGCGCGTATGGGTTCCTTCTCCCTCATAAGGTTAGGTTTTTTATCCAAGCCTCAATTGGCGCGGATTTCCCCTCGTGAGGGTCCGCGTGTTCGTCATGCCCGCCTGCGCGGGCATGACGTCTCATCTTTTCTCAGCGTAACAGCCTACCCCTAAAAGGTTCCTTCTCCCGCCGGGAGAAGGTCAGGATGAGGGTACAAAGAGACAAAGACCGCTATTGTTTATCCCCTCACCCTAGCCCTCTCCCTGAAGGAGAGGGAATTATGCTGCTGCTAACGGCTTAAGTTGTGACTGATAGCAGGCACCTGACCAGTCGCGCGAAACTACTGTCGTTCGACGCTCATACGCGAACATTGCGGTATGCTTGTACACAAGGCAAGGAACGCAGCCAATGCTCGCGACATTCATCAGCGCCGCGATGTCGATGCCTAGCGGCGACTGCGCACCTCGTTGATCAATTCCATCTGCACCTCTTGGATCTCGACTAACCGTTCCCACTGATGTGACAAGAGATGATCGATTTTCTGATGGAGTTGGCGTATCTCTAGCTGTGCTTTCAGATTCACTTGATAGTCATGCATCGCTCGCATACGGTCCCGTGCTTCCTGTCGGTTCTGGCTCATCATGATGACCGGCGCTTGTACCGCGGCCAACGCCGACAGCTCGAGGTTCAAGAGAATATAGGGGTAGGGATCAAACGGGTGCGCGGCCAGGAGATAGGAATTGGTGGCCATCCATACCACCAGGAGCAGCGTAAAGAGGGCGATAAACGTCCAGCTTCCCCCGAACGCCGCGATGTGATCGGCCCATTGCTGACCACGTGTGAGTTCCGCTTCAAACTGGACATCCGGGTTCTTGGCCAGGATTTCGTGTTCATGCAATCCGTTGAGGACTTCCAGTTGGGGATTTTTGCCCAACGCGCCAAAACGATACATTCCAGAGATTAGCCAGGAGAGACGTGGGGAACAGGGAGCTGCGTTAAGGCTTGGATGATAGCGGTCATGTTGATGGCGTCAAGTTGTTTGCGGAATTCATACCGACCATACCAATTGATGTGTTGCCACGCGACGGGCAACACCCGCGCGAGCAAGGCCACCCCCGCTGTGTCACCGTGCGTTTCTTTGTACGTCAGGAGATTGGAGAGGATGGTGGCATTGTAATAGATGATAGCGTTGGTCAGCAGTCGGCTACACTCCCCCCACAGCTGCTGATCGTGTTCGGTGCGGAATCGTAGCTTGCCGAAATTGGCATAGGCCACGGCACGGCGTAACTGATGGTAGCTCTCGCCGCGATTGAGGGCGCGCTGGACCTGTTGGCGGAGCGCGGAAGAGTCAAGATACTCCAAGAGATACAAACTGCGAATAATGTTGTCATACTCCCACAGTGCGCGGCGCGTTTGGTTCTTCCGCGCGTAGGCACTGAGTTTCCCGACGATAATACTCTGAGTCGTGGTTTTCAGCGCGAGCGAGACGAGGATACGTTGAATCTGTTCCCAGTCCTCGATGATCAGGGCGGTGTTGATTTTGCGGATCGGTCTGAGCACGCCCGTGGTGTACTGCTGGGGCGCTTTGAAGCCGTAGAGCGTTGTACGCACCTTGTCGTAGAAATCGCGGTAGCGCGGCGCGAACTGATACCCAAACAGATGGAGGAGCGCGAAGTTGACCTCGTTGGTGCCATGCGTATCGGTCGAATGGACCTCTGGTTGAATGGCAGAGGTATTGTTGAAGAGCAAATCAAAGACATAGTGGCTTTCGTGTTCATTAGCGCCGATGATGCGCGCATTGATCGGGATATGGTTCGCGACGACAGTGTAAGCCACAACGCCCTTATGGAGTCCGAAGTATTCGGGCGAATGCCGCGCGTTGATAGTGGGAAGGCGCGTTTCAAACTTCTGTCCATCACTACTGGAGTGGACGGTGCCGCCAATATCGTAGTGGTGAAAGATGGGAAGAGTCGCGGTGGCGTTGCTGATGCAGTCGTTGGCCGCGCGTAATGTTTCGAGACGCAGGAAGTTCTCGGAGGTCGTCGCGAGGGTTTGGTAGGAGAGGTCGGAGATTTCTCCCATCTTGCCCAGGCCCATATTCGTGCCCCAGGCAATGAGACACGCCGTGAGGGCATGCGCATCGACGGGGTGTTTAACATAGCGCCCGACGACATGGTCGAACGCGGCTAAGAAGTGACACTGCTGCTGGACGAACGCCAACACCTGACTGATGTCCACTTGGCGGAGCGCATCAAAGAAAGGATGGTTTGTCGGTTCCTCGTTCTGGGGATACTGGAGAATCCACCGCCCTTGCGGATTGCGGCGGTTGAGTTGCACGTAGCGGTTTTCCCCCGAGGCAATCCGCTGGTTGACCTCCGCCAAGCGGGTTTCTAAGCGGTGCTCCAGTGCAGCGAGGTGCTCCTGGATGGGCTGGCGCAGCAGACTCAGTCCGGTGTCGCGCACGAGGTGCTCCTTCTGTTGCCAGCGCTGATCGTCGAGCAAGTCGTCTTCGAAACTCCGGAAGCAAACGCTCTCGCGGCAGAAGACATCGCCCGACTCCAGCCCATTACGCAACAAGCGATAGACCAGAAACTCATAGCGATTGGGGAGCAGCTGGCGGTCACTGTGGGAGTGCTGACTGTAGAGGTAACGTTTGGTGGCCTCTGGAATGAAGTGCAGCGGTACGCGAGCCAAGGGCACGTGGCCAAGCGTCTGTCCTTTGCGAAAGGTGGCCTGGAGAAATTCGACGGCCTCGCGTAACGGCGTGTGACTGGCCGACACGCCGAAGTCGACCGCGAGCAAGAGAGGCCGGAGATGACGCTTAAACTGCGGGGCCAAGACATCAATATGCTCCCACTGAAAGGCCGTCTCGTCGAAGCGAGCATCTGTGGCGATATGCTCAGCGACGAAATCGAGTTGGGGACGGGGGAGAATACCAAAGGCGGTCGCTTGCACGTCCGCGAAAGGCGTGTGGGCTGCAATGTGACTGTCTGTGAAGAGTTTGAGCACTTGTCCGGCTTTGTGGAGATTCTGATTGCCTTCCAAGCGGTACGCAGAGACACGGGCCTCAGCGGCCTCCTTGGCTTCGTCGGTATACCGGCGCACGTGATGGAGCAAACTGTTGAACAGATGATCGTGGAGGCGTTGATAGCGGTGGAACACAAAGCACAGGAGGTAGAGGGCAACAGGCCCCGTCTTGAAGCGCTTAAGCTTGTAGACCGAGTAATAGCTGACCAAGGACGCATAATACGTGACACTCTCGTTCGAGATGGCTAACGTGGGCAAGAGGCGTTGGGCTACGGTGTACAGCGCCTGCAGCTGCTCGCGGCGGCGGAGTTCTCGCTGGATATCCTGATAGCGAAAATCCCGCGGGTCCTGTTTGAGTTGGGTGAGCGCATACAGTCCCGGCGCATCCTCCAGCAACCCCTGGAGTGCCTGCTGATCGGTGGTGGTCAGGTGCTGCGTGAGCACGGCGCTCAGGCGCGCTTGTTCGTGCGTCAACGTCTGACCGATCATTCCTTGCAGCCAGCGATAGCCCGGCGCGACGATGCGGTGTTCCTCCAGATACTGGAGCAGCACCCGCAAGAGGTAGACCGGTTTGCTGCTCACCCGAGCGGCGTGCTGCGCTTTGGTCTGCAACTGTCTCCAGGCTTGGGCATCACAGAAGCGGTACTGGCAGAGGGCCAGAATCAAGTGCTGCTGCTTGGAGCGGGTCACCTTGCTCAGCATCCGGGCGAGAAAAGAGGCTGGGAGAGTGGGAAAGTACAGGGCTTGCAGGTAGCGGGCATCGTCTTCAACCTCGTGCAAACGAAAGACGAAGAATTGGTGACGTGCTCGGAAATAGCCGAGCTGCAGCATTGCGTAGAGGCGGGAGTGCAGGCTATGAAACGGAGCCAGCGCCGTAAGGTCCGTCGGGGAGAACGCAAAATACTCCCGGCGCTCGTCTGGTGTGAAGTGTGGGAGTCCGTAGAGGGCCTCGATTTCGTCTGCTCCCAGAATAGTCAGCCGTTTCTGGGGCCGGGGCAGTCGTGGTGTTAAGTGGGCGGGCTTCGGGAAGACTCTGAGCATGCGGGCTCCCTTGAAGGGTCTCACAAAGTAGACGTTCTGACACAGTAGGATTGACGCGTCTCAATTCATGTCTCATTATCGCAGTCTCACATCCTTCTAGAGATACTGAATCACGCAGGAGCTCGCTATGGCGCTCGTCGGATATGCGCGGGTCAGTTCGGTCGGACAAAGCTTGGCGGTCCAGCTCGAAAAGCTCAAACGCTGCCAGAAGCTTTTTCAAGAAAAGAAAAGCTCCGCCTCTGATCGCCGCTCCCAACTGGAGGCCTGCCTCGACTACGTACGCGACGGAGATACCCTCGTGGTCACACGGTTAGACCGTCTCGCCCGTTCCACCTTGCATCTCTGCCAGATCGCCGCGGAACTGGAGCGGAAACAGGTCCACCTCCAGGTGCTCGATCAGCAGATCAATACCAGTACGGCCACCGGACGCTTATTGTTTAATATGCTGGGCGCGATTGCGCAGTTTGAAACGGAGCTGCGCGCGGAGCGACAACTCGACGGCATCAAGAAAGCGCGCGAGCGCGGCGTGCACTTCGGCAGAAGCAAACAGTTAGCACCTCCCCAAATTCTGACGTTGCAGCGGAAACGTAGAAAAGGGGTGCTGATCAAAACGCTGATGAAAGAGTTTGCCCTCTCGAAAGCCAGTGTCTATCGCTATCTGCGTGAACCCGCTCTTCTTCCCTCAGGCAAATCCGCCTAGCCTGGAATATCCCGTTTTGGCGCGTTGGGCAAAAATCCCCCAGTTCAAGTTGCGAGAGCTCGCCGCGTTCAGCTTCCAGCAACGATTGCACATAGCAGTGTTGATATTTCTGTAGGTCATCCAGACAGATCCACCCCTGTTCATCCCACTGACTCACATCACTTTGCATGAGGTGGGCAATCGCGGGCCGCACGATCATCGCGCGCCGTAAGAGGGTGCGGCGTGTTGTTCCACAGAGTTGGCATGCGATGTCCTTAGTCGCGGTATTGCGCGGCATGGTCAGATTCTCCTGTTTCGTGACCCTCCGGCGTGCGTGCGCTGTGCGCACGCCGCACTCGCCTGCGTGAATTCCCGTGCGCATGGCACACGCTATGGTCTCTCCGGGGACTACCCGAAGTGTACCGATCTCGCGTGGTTTGATTTAGGACTTGTGCGCCTGGCGCACAAGCTCCGTCAGCTCATCCTCAGTCGGGGTTCCGGCAAACTGCGGCAAAGTCGGAGACAAATAATCCCACGGCTGCGCACTTGCAGTCCAAATGTTGGCAATCAATTCGACCTTGCTTGGCTCGTCCAAACTCGCCGCACTGATACCTTGGATCTCAGGAATGAGATCCGCCTTCACCGCCACTGGTGAGCCACAGTCCGGGCAAAAGCCCCGATAGGTGCTCTTGCCACTTGTGCCTGTGAGAACAAAATACTTCGGTTCATTCTTGGTGAATTTCACCGCGGGTTTGGCGAAGACCACGTTGTACCCACCACCACCGCCAGTCGAGCGCTGACAGTCTCGACAGTGGCAGATCCACATGAACATCGGTTCGGCAGTACACTCATAACGGATCGCGCCACACGCACAACCACCCGTAAAGGACTCAGCCATCACAGGCACCCCTCCCATCTTTCTTCGTGATGCTTCACGCGTCACTCTTCGTTTAGGCGAACTCCGGCATGATCTCTTCGGCCAGCAGGTCACGCGCCTCGTCCGAGCGGGGAAACACAACGAAGTAGGTCATGCCAAATTCTTCGATGCGAGAACGCAGCTCTCGGCGAACCTCGTCTGGCGTGCCGATCAGTGCTACTGGAGCATTGCGCATGGCTTCGTCATTCGCAAAGCCCATTGCTGCAGTGGTCGCTTTGATAGCAGCATCAGCTTCGCTTTTACTGCGCAGGATATTGACCATTGCAATACCACTCACCTCAACCGAACCCGCGGGCCGTCCCGCCTCGGCAATAAAACTATTGAGCATGTCGATCCGTCGCTTCAGCTCAGGTTTGTCAAACTTGACCGCTGCTTGAGGGTCTTGCACAAAGTCTTTACCGTTAACGATCGGCGGAATGAGATTCGCGATTTGACCTTCCGCGGCAACGATCTGGAGGAGCTTCTTGCTCGCCCCACCGACCATAATCGGCGGGTGCGGCTTTTGTACTGGACGCGGATGATTGTAGGCTTTCTCGATCGCGAAATAGCGGCCTTTGTACGTCGGCTCTTCTTGCGTCCACATACACTTGATCAACTTCAACGCGTCGTGCAATTGGTCGAGCCGCTCAACGTTGTTCGGGTATGGGTACCCGTGCGCATCATACTCCGACCGTTGCCAGCCTGAGCCCACACCGAAGATGAAGCGACCATTGCTAATATGATCGAGCGTCGCGGTCATCTTCGCCAACATCGCAGGGGAACGAAATGACATCGCTGTTACTGCCGGGGCAAGGCGGATGTTT
This genomic interval carries:
- a CDS encoding isopenicillin N synthase family oxygenase — protein: MNTKHSSVFNQAQPLSENDRIPVLDLGPFLAGESGALQRLGQEVREALEDIGFFFIKNHGIPQALIDRVFGENARFHALPMKRKLAVKVNGKGIGYMPPGLQQPKYNQDEAPRKPDIGEAFFIGREVNAKTDTVDASDPIYQGGNQWPQELPGFRDALLEYFAAMEELSLRLLPVYATALRLPEDFFDPAFVHSRPMGILRVSHYPGTACDVNQFNASPHIDGDFITILAQSEVPGLELRTPEKKWIQAPALPGTLLVNAGEILRLWSNGRFRATLHRVINQSGRDRYAIPFFYSPSPDTLIKCVETCCDDSHLPQYRPVTVREYTEWFSHKVFVHLKDKPGKSPYYEGDRPDSAE
- a CDS encoding amidohydrolase, coding for MVPDVTFDLVEEHRMTKRFTDCLIVDADAHILEPPDLWERYMDPALRDQAIRVRTDDRGLEYLEVAGKLSKRSQGGTLFTLGGYGKEPEELVPRPDRTYVGCAPLGAMDSRGRLQFMDQENVDASVLYPSLALLWEPEVFDIQLCDAYCRAYNRWITDFCADSGDRLIPIAHISLGDVDLAVKELERSVRAGARGAFVAPHTITRKPHGHPDHNPFWAKARELNVPIGIHPTLEPMPPMAAAHFDGMKGETWYFVVMSSVAVQAAMTTMFHYGTFDRFPDLKFLVLESSAGWISAWLDRMDAKFASVGRFNRKMKTPPSESFKTNCWIACDPDEKTVPAIIDLVGTEHFFWNSDYPHSEAKPGVMNDLEHMGTQLSPQAKANLFGLNAARLYNIKGRRSNGQ
- a CDS encoding DUF1003 domain-containing protein, with translation MYRFGALGKNPQLEVLNGLHEHEILAKNPDVQFEAELTRGQQWADHIAAFGGSWTFIALFTLLLVVWMATNSYLLAAHPFDPYPYILLNLELSALAAVQAPVIMMSQNRQEARDRMRAMHDYQVNLKAQLEIRQLHQKIDHLLSHQWERLVEIQEVQMELINEVRSRR
- a CDS encoding Tn3 family transposase, translating into MLRVFPKPAHLTPRLPRPQKRLTILGADEIEALYGLPHFTPDERREYFAFSPTDLTALAPFHSLHSRLYAMLQLGYFRARHQFFVFRLHEVEDDARYLQALYFPTLPASFLARMLSKVTRSKQQHLILALCQYRFCDAQAWRQLQTKAQHAARVSSKPVYLLRVLLQYLEEHRIVAPGYRWLQGMIGQTLTHEQARLSAVLTQHLTTTDQQALQGLLEDAPGLYALTQLKQDPRDFRYQDIQRELRRREQLQALYTVAQRLLPTLAISNESVTYYASLVSYYSVYKLKRFKTGPVALYLLCFVFHRYQRLHDHLFNSLLHHVRRYTDEAKEAAEARVSAYRLEGNQNLHKAGQVLKLFTDSHIAAHTPFADVQATAFGILPRPQLDFVAEHIATDARFDETAFQWEHIDVLAPQFKRHLRPLLLAVDFGVSASHTPLREAVEFLQATFRKGQTLGHVPLARVPLHFIPEATKRYLYSQHSHSDRQLLPNRYEFLVYRLLRNGLESGDVFCRESVCFRSFEDDLLDDQRWQQKEHLVRDTGLSLLRQPIQEHLAALEHRLETRLAEVNQRIASGENRYVQLNRRNPQGRWILQYPQNEEPTNHPFFDALRQVDISQVLAFVQQQCHFLAAFDHVVGRYVKHPVDAHALTACLIAWGTNMGLGKMGEISDLSYQTLATTSENFLRLETLRAANDCISNATATLPIFHHYDIGGTVHSSSDGQKFETRLPTINARHSPEYFGLHKGVVAYTVVANHIPINARIIGANEHESHYVFDLLFNNTSAIQPEVHSTDTHGTNEVNFALLHLFGYQFAPRYRDFYDKVRTTLYGFKAPQQYTTGVLRPIRKINTALIIEDWEQIQRILVSLALKTTTQSIIVGKLSAYARKNQTRRALWEYDNIIRSLYLLEYLDSSALRQQVQRALNRGESYHQLRRAVAYANFGKLRFRTEHDQQLWGECSRLLTNAIIYYNATILSNLLTYKETHGDTAGVALLARVLPVAWQHINWYGRYEFRKQLDAINMTAIIQALTQLPVPHVSPG
- a CDS encoding recombinase family protein, giving the protein MALVGYARVSSVGQSLAVQLEKLKRCQKLFQEKKSSASDRRSQLEACLDYVRDGDTLVVTRLDRLARSTLHLCQIAAELERKQVHLQVLDQQINTSTATGRLLFNMLGAIAQFETELRAERQLDGIKKARERGVHFGRSKQLAPPQILTLQRKRRKGVLIKTLMKEFALSKASVYRYLREPALLPSGKSA
- a CDS encoding GFA family protein gives rise to the protein MAESFTGGCACGAIRYECTAEPMFMWICHCRDCQRSTGGGGGYNVVFAKPAVKFTKNEPKYFVLTGTSGKSTYRGFCPDCGSPVAVKADLIPEIQGISAASLDEPSKVELIANIWTASAQPWDYLSPTLPQFAGTPTEDELTELVRQAHKS
- a CDS encoding LLM class flavin-dependent oxidoreductase — encoded protein: MNKVKFSLFLPTGDFAKARAAAEWADTHGFYSVSINDHFFSPLGAPQTPQLECYATLSAIASITKNIRLAPAVTAMSFRSPAMLAKMTATLDHISNGRFIFGVGSGWQRSEYDAHGYPYPNNVERLDQLHDALKLIKCMWTQEEPTYKGRYFAIEKAYNHPRPVQKPHPPIMVGGASKKLLQIVAAEGQIANLIPPIVNGKDFVQDPQAAVKFDKPELKRRIDMLNSFIAEAGRPAGSVEVSGIAMVNILRSKSEADAAIKATTAAMGFANDEAMRNAPVALIGTPDEVRRELRSRIEEFGMTYFVVFPRSDEARDLLAEEIMPEFA